In the genome of Roseovarius sp. Pro17, the window GCCGGGCGGGCGCACCGCGCCGTGAAAGAGGTATCGCGCAGCAGCGTTGGCCAGCGCGTCACCGCGTGCCATGTGAATGATTTGAAGCGCGAAGTCGAATGACGCAGCGCCGCCCGCACAGCTGACCCGATTGCCGTCAAAAACATAGAGCTCTTCGCTGAGCGTGCAGGCCGGGAACCGTTCGCCAAAGGCATCCATATGCTCGTAATGCACCGTGGCGCGGCGCCCATCCAACAGCCCTGCCTGCGCCAGCAGAAATGCGCCGGTGTCGATCCCGCCCAGCGTCGTCCCCGCCTGCGCCCACCGCCACAAGGCGCTGGAAAGCTGCGGGGTGAAATGCGCCTCGGGCGTCCAGCTGGATGATACCAGCACCATGTCGCGCGGCGCCGCGCGCAGATCCGCCAGTGGCAGCGTATCGATGCTCATGCCGTTGCTGGCAAGGCATGGCCCACCCGCGCCCGATGCGATATCCCATGCGAAATGCGCCGCGCCGTCCAGATAGTTGGCTGCGCGGAACGGGTCGATGAACGCGGTCGTCGCGGCCAGATTAAAATGCGGCGTAACGATCAGCGTCAACCGGGTTTGCACGATCTTGGGCATGTGACCATTGATGCACAAATCAGGTCCGAAACAAGCAAATTAGGCAGTGACTCCGTGCAATACTCGGTCAATAATAACAAAATCAGGGAGATAACGATGAAAAAAACCATAAAAACAATGCCTTGGACGTGTCTTGGTGCCGTAAGCGTGCTGGCGATGGCCGCCGGTGGCGTTCAGGCCGCTGAACTGGGTGCTGCGGACGAACCGATCAAGCTGGCGGTCAATGAATGGACCGGTCAGCACGTCACCACACATATTGCGGGCGAAATGCTCAAGGCGGCGGGCTACAAGGTGGACTATGTCACGGCCGGTTACATGAACATGTATCAGGCAATGTCCGATGGTGAAATTGATGCCGCGGTGGAAATCTGGTCGTCCAACGTGTCCGACGATTACGCCAAGCATGTTGAATCCGGCGGTATCACCGAGTTGGGCGATCTGGGCCTCGAGGCCAAGGAGGGCATTGCATACCCCGCGCATGTCGCCGAAATCTGCCCCGGCCTGCCTGCCTGGGAGGCGCTCAAGGACTGCGCCGGTCAGTTCGCCACAGCCGAGACGCTGCCGGCTGGCCGCCTCGTTGATTATCCGGCGGATTGGGGCACACCGGGCGCGGAGCGCGTCAAAGGCTTTGACTTGCCGTTCAAGGCAGTTCCGGCTGGCTCCGAAGGGGCGCTGGTCACTGAATTGCGCGCCGCGACTGAAAAGAAATCGCCGCTGCTGATCACCTTCTGGCAGCCGCATTGGGCAATGTCGGCCTATGACGTCAAATTTGTCGATCTGCCCGTGGGCGAAGAGGCATGCTTTGAGGACCCCAGCTGGGGTTCGAACCCCGATGCGACGCATGACTGCGATTTCGCGCCCACCCGAGTCTTTAAGGCCGCTTGGTCGGGTATGGCCGACAAATGGCCCGCCGCCGCCGAGATCCTGACGAACATGGAACTGAGCGTCGAGGACCAGCAGCCGATGATGGGCAAGATCGACGTCGATGGCCAGTCGGTCGAGGAGACCGTCGCCACGTGGATGGACGCCAATAAGGACAAGTGGATGCCCGTCGTTGAGGCCGCCACCAAGTAAAGCGCGCGCCGCCCCCGGCCAATTGGCGTCGGGGGCGGGCCTCAGCATTGCGGCACCCCCGCGCGGAGAATTCCATGACAGAACCGTCCGACGCGGACCATCCTGCGATCCGCTGCCACAACGTGTGGCAGGTCTTTGGCGCCGAGCCGAAGGCAAGACTGGCCGCCGCGTTGGAGCAGTCGGGCGGCGACGCGTCGGGGGCTGCGGATATATTGCGCGGCGAGGGTCTGGTGCCTGCGGTTCAGAATGCCAGCTTTGATGTGCAGCGCGGCGAGTTGTTCGTCATCATGGGCCTTTCGGGGTCGGGCAAGTCCACTATCATCCGCTGCATCGCCCGCCTGATCGAGGCGACGGCGGGCGAGATCGAAATTGACGGCGAGGATATCCTGAACGCGCCGAAAACGCGCATGACCCAGCTGCGTCGCCGCAAGCTGGGCATGGTGTTCCAGCATTTCGGCCTGTTTCCGCACATGACCACACTGCAAAACGTCGCCTTTCCGCTGAAAATGCAGGGTGCCAAGCGCGCTGAGCGGCTGGCGCGGGCGCGCGAGGTGATCGAGTTGGTCGGCCTCAAGGGTCGCGAGGCATCCTATCCGCGCGAGCTGTCTGGTGGCCAGCGCCAGCGCGTCGGTATCGCCCGCAGCCTCGCCGTGAACCCCGACGTGTGGTTTCTGGACGAACCTTTCAGCGCGCTTGACCCGCTGATCCGCCGCCAGCTTCAGGATGAATTCATCGACATCCAGAGGCGGCTCAAGAAATCCATCGTTTTCATCACCCACGACATCACCGAGGCCCTGAAAATTGCGGACCGCATTGCGATCATGCGTGATGGCCAGATCGTGCAGATCGGCACGCCTACAGATATCGTGCTGAACCCGGTCGACGACTACGTGCGCGAATTCGCCAAGGACGTCGCCAAAGGCCGCCATGCGCGTCTGGCGTCGGTCCTGAACCCGGCAGACGGGGATGAGGTCAAGACAGCCGACGATCCCGGTCTGCGCGAGGACATGACGCTGGAAGAGGCGCTGTTGGCCTGCATGTCGCTCTATGAGCCTGTGCCGGTCTGGGGCAGGGACGGCAAGATCGTCGGAACCGTTGATCCTGCCGATCTGGCCAATGCATTGCAGGTCGAGGCCACATGAGCGCTTCCGATCTGCCCGGCTCTGATCAGCGCCTCCTGACGCCCGGTGCCATCGCCGCGCTGGTGGCGCTGGCCGTCGGGGCGCTTTGCATGGTGCTGGCGCCCTACATGCCGTGGCTGGTGAAGTTTCCGGCGGAATGGGCGTTGCCTGCCTCGCGCTGGATCGACGTCGTCCTGACGTGGTTCCTGAACCTCATCAAGCCCGCCGCGCGCGCCTTTTCCCATGCGCTGGCCTATCCGATGGACTGGGCGCAGGCGCTGCTGCTGGGTACGCCATGGCCGTTGCTGATCGCGTTGGTCACGGCGCTTGGCTGGCATGTTGGCGGTTGGAAACTTGCGACGCTCAGCATCGTGGGCCTCGGCTTTGTCGTTGCCTCGGGCTATTGGGTCGAGAGCATGAATACCCTCAGCCTCGTCGCTGTGTCAGTGCCGCTGGCGCTGCTGCTGGGAGGGGCGACGGGTATCCTCGCCAATGAGGTGCCGCGCGTGAAATCCGCTGTGCAAACCGTCATGGACGTCATGCAAACGGTCCCGACTTTCGCCTATCTCACGCCGCTTCTGCTGCTGTTCGGTTTTGGCCCCGTCGTGGGCCTGATCGCGTCGGCAATCTATGCCGCCCCGCCCATGGCGCGCAACGTCATCCTCGGATTGGAGCGGATCGAGACCGACATCAAGGAGGCCGCGATCATGTCCGGCGGCAGCCGCATGCAGCAGTTGTTTCTGGTCGAGATCCCGTCGGCGACCACCCAGATTATGGTTGGGGTCAATCAGTGCCTCATGGCCGCGCTCAGCATGGTGATCATCGCCGCCGTGATCGGCGGATTTGACGATATCGGCTGGGAAGTGCTGCTGACCATGCGCAAGGCGCAGTTCGGCGCGGCACTGCTCGCAGGGCTCGTGATCGTCGCCTTTGCCATCGTGATCGACCGTATCAGCAGTCGCATGGCGCATGAGCGCGAGCGCCATGATGGGCGTGTGACGCTGGGGATTATCGCAGTGGGCGGGGCACTGGCCGTTCTGGCGTGGCTCTATCTGCCGGCGGCGGGCCGGCTGACGCTGCTGGTGCCGGTGGCCGATTGGGTTGATGGCGCGCTGTCGGCATTTGTGCGCGCCAATGGCAGCGCGCTGGACGCGATCAAGAACGGTGCGATGTTCTACGGCCTGCTGCCGCTCAGGATCGGCCTCGACGGGGCGGTTCTGCCGTTCACCTGGGGATTTCAGTGGACCGGCGGCATGAGCGCCGCGTTCCTTGCCGTCGCCGCGCTCCTCGGCGCAGGGCTGGCGGCAACGGGCCGTTTGGCAGCGGGTCTGATGCTGGTGATCGCGGCTGGCGTGATCGAAACCGGCATCGCCGAATTACCATGGCCTTTTGTGCTGGTCGGCGCGGGCGCCATCGGCTGGGTTGCGGGCGGGCGCAAACTGGCGCTTTTTTCGGTGTTGATGCTGACTGCAGTGCTGCTGTCGGGCCTCTGGGGCAAGGCGCTGTGGTCGCTGTACCTATCTGGCGCTGCTGTTCTGACCTGTGCGGTCCTAGGCGGTGCGATCGGCCTCGTTTGCGCGCTCAGCCCGCTGGCGTGGCGCATCGTGCAGCCGATCTGCGACATGCTGCAGACCATCCCGCTGTTTGTGTTCCTAATCCCGGTGCTGATGTTCTTTCAGATTGGCGAATTCTCGGCCTTTCTCGCAATCATTCTCTACGCCATCGTGCCGATGATCCGCTACACGCGCCACGGCCTCGTCACCACGCCGCCCGAGTTGATCGAGGCGGCCGTGTCATCCGGCGCGACCACATGGCAGACCATGCGCGAAGTGCGTGCGCCCTATGCCGCGCCGACGATTCTTTTGGGGCTGAACCAGACGATCCTATATGCTTTCGCGATGCTGGTGATTGCGGCGCTGATTGGCACTACTGGGCTGGGTCAGTCTATTTTCCTCGCGCTGGGGCAGGCCGATGTGGGCCTTGGCATCACTGCGGGGGCGTGCATGGCGATCCTTGCGCTAGTGGCGGATCGCCTCGTGCAGGGTTTTGCTGCAGAGAGACGGCGGGTGTTGGGGCTTTAGAATAGGCTGGAGACCGGCGCGCCGGGGGCAAGGTCCATGTCGCGGCGCAGTTGCGCGCGGGCACGGGCAAGGCGCGACATCACCGTGTTTTTGGCGCAACCGGTCTGGCCTGCCAGCGCCGCTGGGCTGGTTTCGCCAGCCATGACCAGCGCAATCAGCGCACCTTGGTCGGCGGGCAGGCGGGCGATAGCGCCTTGCAGATCGCTGAGCGCGAGGCTGGCAAAGACTTCCGGCTCGATACTGGGGCCGTCGGCCTCGTCCAGTTGCATCATCGGCGCGCGACGCAATCCCTGACGGAATAAATTGCGCAAGGCGGCGCGTGCATAGGCGCGCAGATCGTCGACACCCTCCACGTCGTACCTGCGCCGCCAAAGCCGCAGTAGCGTCTCTTGCGCCAGATCCTGCGCCTCGGCCTCACTTCCGGCGAGGCGGCGCGCCAGACGCATGAGGTCAGGGTGTAGCTCGACGATATTATGGGTGACACAGGCAGTAGCAGGTGGCGACTGGGTGATTTGGGGCAGCGGATGATTCATTGGACAGGCCTTTATCGTGTCGGGTCTATTAAATGTGGCATCCTTTTAAGCCACTGCAATCCGGGGGTTTTCCGCCCATTCCGCGCAATGCCCCTTTTTGCGCGGAGGTGCGCCGCCCGCCACACCCCATATCGGCAATGTGCCGCCGGATGGCGGCGTTCGACGTCACCTGATGGACGCAAACCGCCCCGCCCGCGTCTTGTGAGGTGAAGCGGGCAATGATGCCACTTCCCAAGACGACAAGAGACTTAAGGAGAAACTAAATGACTAAATTCATCGTACTCGCACTCGGCATGGGCGCACTGGCAACCAGCGCGTTCGCAGACATCAGCGCCCTTGACGCCAACGGAGATGGCATGCTGACCGTGGACGAGGTTCAGGCAGCCTATCCCGAAGTCACTGCTGACCAGTTCAGCCAGATCGACGTGAACGGCGACGGCGCAATCGACGACGCCGAGATGGGGGAAGCACAGGCCAATGGCCTGATGCCCGCAGCCTCCGCCGACGAAGGCTAAACCTAAAAGACGCCCGGCGGCCATGTGGCGCCGGGCTAACGGTTTTCCCGGGCCGCCATTCTTCTCCAGCAGACACTGATAGTCATGGGAAAAGTAGTCGCAGGGTGGCCCCTCATTAGGGCCGCCCTGCGGTGCCATCGATTGAAACCCATGCGGCGCGGCCCATCATGGTGCCGCGCCGCATGCATTTGTTTGGGTGATATTGCCAGGCCAGTGGATTTAGGCTCGGCCCGTCACAAGTATTACTTGGGCGCAGCCCGCCGTACCATGCCAAACAGGTCGCGCGGATCGTCGGGATCGGCCAGCATGTCCAGGTCCTGGTGAAAATCCGTGCCCTCGATCTTGGCACGCACATACCGCAGCGCGCTGAAATCCTCGGTGGCAAAGCCGACCGAGTCAAAAAGCGTGATTTGCGCATCGCTTGTGCGGCCTTTGGCTGTGCCGGTCATCACTTGCCACAGTTCGGTCACGGGAAAATCCTCGGCCATCTGCTGAATTTCGCCCTCAATGCGGGTCTGGGGCGGGAATTCGACAAAGACGTCCGAGCGCTCCAATATGGCCGGGGCCAATTCCGTCTTGCCGGGGCAGTCGCCGCCGATGGCGTTGATATGCACGCCCGCGCCGACCATGTTGTCGGTCAGGATCGTCGCATATTGCTTGTCGGCCGTGCAGGTCGTGATGATCTGCGCACCTTCCATGCTGGCCTCGGCTGAATCGCACTCGATTACGTTCAGGCCCAGCCCGGCGAGGTTTTTCGCGGCCTTTGCGGTCGCTGCCTTGTCGATATCGTAAAGGCGCACAGTCTTGATGCCGACAATGGCCTTCATCGCGAGGCTCTGGAATTCCGATTGCGCGCCGTTGCCGATCATCGCCATCGTGTCCGCGCCCTTGGGGGCGAGGTATTTCGCGACCAGCGCCGATGTGGCAGCGGTCCTGAGCGCGGTCAGGATCGTCATTTCGCTCAACAGCACGGGATAGCCGTTGCCGACATTCGCCAAGAGGCCAAAGGCAGTGACCGTCTGAAGGCCTTGCTTGGTGTTGCTGGGGTGGCCGTTCACGTATTTAAACCCATAAACCTCGCCATCCGAGGTGGGCATCAGCTCAATCACGCCCTCTTCGGAGTGGCTGGCGACGCGGGGCGTCTTGTCGAACAACTCCCAGCGCTTGAAGTCCTCTTCGATGTAGTCGGCGAGGCCGGTCAGCATCGGCTCAATGCCGATATGGTGGATCAGCTTCATCATATTATCGACGCTGACGAAGGGCACATAGGCCTTGTGGGACGGGGACAGGTTGCTCATCACAGGCTCTTTTCGATGTTTGTGTTGCGTTTGGCGAGGTGCAGACCGGCGATCATGCAGCGCACCGATCCTCCGGCGCTCTCGATCGTGGGAATGTCGAGGGGAACGATGCGGGTGGACCGCTCAATCAGGGCGATCTGACGCTTGTCCAGCGCGGCCAGTGCGCGCGATGACATGGCGGTCATCAGGCCGGCAGGTGTGCTGAGTTCAATGGCGTTGCCAGCGAATTCGGCGATCTGGTGATGCGTCAGGTCGATCACGTCACGGCCCGGCTCGGCCAGACGTTCGGCGATTTCCAGACGGCGGGGGGCGTTTTCTATCATGTCGAGGCTGACCATAGCAAAATGCGTGCCAATCGTCATGATGACGTTGGTATGATAGACGGGCGCGCCACTTTCGTCGACGGCGGCGAACACCATCGGCTCATAGCCGAAGTTGGTGCAAAACCGCTCCAGCAGGATCGGATCGGCGCGGTGCGAGCGCGCGACATAGGCGATGCGCCCGATATGGTCGATGACCATCGCGCCGGTGCCCTCCAGCGCCATTCCGTCCGGTTCCAGCCCCGAATAGTCGGTGACGGCCTGCACGCGGTATTCGGCCTTCAACATCTCGATCACATCGCTGCGCCTTTCGCGGCGGCGGCTGGGCACGAACATCGGGTAGATTGCGACATGCCCGCCCGGATGGGTCGAAAACCAGTTGTTCGGGAATACGGCGTCGGGGGTGTCATCCCGCTCGTCCTGAAAGACGTGCACCCCGACGCCCTCGTCCTGCAGGCGGGCGACCGCGCCATCGAACTCGGCGCAGGCGTTTGCGGCGACCTCATCGACGGTCAGGTCCGGGGTTGATTGGAACCGGTTGTCGGTCGCCGTCTCGGGGTTCGGATGGAACCTGTTCGGGCGGATCATCACCACGCTGGAGGGGGCTTGAACCGTCATGAAAAGGCCTGCGTCGGGCGGTCGAATACGCGTCGTCCAAGGGCCGAGGCCGCCAGATCCACCATCACCTGCGCGGTGCGCCCCCGGTCATCCAGAAACGGGTTCAACTCGACCAGATCCAGCGAGGTCATGAGGCCCGAGTCGCAGATTATTTCCATCGCCAAATGCCCCTCTCGCATCGTCGCCCCGCCGGGAACGGTGGTGCCGACGGCAGGCGCAAAGCTGGGGTCGAGGAAATCGACATCAAGTGAGACATGCAGCATCCCGTTCGCATTTTGCACATCCGCGAGGAATTCGGTGAGGGGGCGGGCGATGCCCGTCTCGTCGATGCTGCGCATGTCGTGATAGCGCACGTTGGTCAATTGCATCGCCTCGCGCTCTTCTGGGTCGACGGATCGCAGGCCCAGCAGGCAGATATTTTCATGCGGAATCGGATGCGCGACCTTGGGAAAACCGTGAAAACCCGCGCGCCCTGTCACATAGCCCAAGGGTGCGCCGTGCAGATTGCCCGACTCGGTGCTCTGCGGAGTGTGGTAGTCGGTATGCGCGTCCAGCCACAGAACAAACAGAGGGCGATCCTGCCGCGCCGCATGGTTCGCGGCACCCAGCACTGATCCCAGCGCCAGACCATGATCGCCACCGAGGAAGATCGGGAGGCCGCGCGGCAGTGCCTCTTCGGCGGCGCGGGCGAGGGCGGCGGTCCAGCCGATCATCTCGGCCGGCTCGTGCAGATGGTCGGGCAGGTCCGGATGCGCCTCGGCCGCGTCGGGCGCGATATTGCCGATATCGACCACATCATGGCCCAGATCGGCGAGCGCCGGGCCGATTCCGGCCACACGATACGCGTCGGGGCCCATGAGGCAGCCTTGGCGGCGTTTGCCACTGTCCATTGGTGCGCCGATCAGGATGCAGGTTTTGGCGGTCATGATAGTCTCCTCTTTGGGCTTGAGTGCAATCTGTTGCGCAAATGGGGCGAATGGAATAGTGCAATTTGCACAAATGGGAATAAGATTGCTCGAAACGGAAGGATAGGCTGGCGAAATGGACAATATTGACCAATCCCTGATATCAACGCTGCGCCATAACGCGCGCGCGTCGCTTTCTGACCTTGCGGCCAGCTTGGGCGTGTCGCGCACCACGGTGCGCTCGCGCATTGAGCGTTTGCAGCGCAGCGGCGAGATCGTCGGCTTTTCGGTCGTGCTGAAGGGCGACGCGGCGCGCGATCCGGTGCGTGGGTTGATGATGCTGGGCATTGAGGGGCGTGGCACTGATCGAATCCTGCGCCAGCTGAATGGGCTGAGTGCGGTGCGCGCCAGCCATACGACCAACGGGCGCTGGGATATCATCGTGGAAATCGGCGCGCCAACGCTGGAAGAGCTGGACCGCGTTTTGGCGCAGGTCAGGCGCATGGACGGGATCGTGAGCAGCGAAACGAGCCTGCTGTTGAGTACGCGTAAGTCAGCGGGGTAAGCGTCGCCGTGGCCAACGTCAAACGCGCGCCGCGCGCAGCCTCTCCTGAAAATAGGCCACCCCCTGTTCGTGCCGGGGCGAGAGGGGCCCGGCACGGTAGCCACCACTCGCGTAGTTTTTCTGCGTCTCAATGCACACCTCGAAATCTTCGCGCACGACCTGCATGTTGTCCTCGATGGTCTGCGCACGCGCGTTTGCCGTCGCTTCGGATGTATCGGCGAAATAGAAGTTATAGATCAATTCAGTGCGCTGGTGGTCGATAGGATTGATGCGCGACGTGTTCATACCGCCGTTGAACAGCGACAGCGTCCAGTTGGGCCACATCCACATCCATTTACCACGGTAAAACAGCCCCTCACGCGGCGGCGCGGTCATGCGCACCATGCCGTCCAGCGCCACTGTCTCGAACGCCTCGAACTCGATCGAGCGGTGAAATTCGGGGTGGATGCCGGGGATATGATAGCCCTCGACGAAATTGTCGGTGTAGATTTTCCAGTTGGCATCAAAGATCAGGCGTTCTTGGTGAACCCACTGAAAGTTTTCAATGGGCTCACCCTCCAGTTCGGCGGCGATATGGCCCAGCTGCGCCTCAAAGGATTGCTCGGGCGCGATGGCGACAAACAGAAGGCCGCGCCAGATATGCCACTCAACCCGGTCCAGCGCCCATTCGCTTTTGTCGAAATCAGCGTCGTCACCCCAGAACGGCACGTTCAGCAACGATCCGTCCTCGCCCCAGACCCATTGGTGATAGGGGCATCGGATGGTGTTGCAGCGCCCGGACCCTTCGGGCAGCAGGCGTGCGCCGCGGTGGCGACAGACGTTGCGGTAGGCCTTGATGCCGTCGCGCGTGCGCAGGGCGAAGGCTTTCTGGCCTGCGATTTCGGTCGCGATGTAATCGCCCCGCTCGGCCAGCTGCGATGCAGGGCCGATCAACTGCCAAGTCGCGCTGAAGATCCGCTGCACATCCTCGGCGTGAATGTCGGGCGACGTGTAGTTAACGGGATCGAGATTGCGCATGGCGGCACCTGACTGTGCGTGGATCGCCAGAACGCTAGGCTACGACATGCGCCCCGGTCAAGCGTCGCTCAGCGCCGTGCTGCCATACCCCACAACACCGCCAGCCCCAGCGAGGCCAGCATGTTCCAGCTGGCCATCGACAGGCCGGCCATTTGCCACGCGACCTGATCGCACATGACCACACCCAAGGGGCCATCCAAGCTGAGCAGGTCTGCGCCTGACCCTGTGGTAAGGCTGCTGCCGGTGCAGGATGTCGGCCCCTGCCACCAGCCACGCTCGACCCCGGTATGGTAGGCGGCGATGCCCGCGCTGGTCAGCGCTGCCAGCATTCCCAGCCACGGCATAAAGCGACCATGCGACCAACGCCCAAGCGCCAGGGCGAACAGGCCAATCAGCGCGGCAGCGACATGCGGCCAGCGTTGCCACAGGCACAACTGGCACGGGGCCAGCCCGCCGATATGCTGGAACGCGTAGGCGCCTGCCAGAAGCGCAACCGACCCGAGGGCGGCGAGGGCGATATATGCGTTGCGGCTCATGTCTAGAGCACCTTTACCAAGAGGAACCCGCCGACGAGACAGGCAAAGAACAGCACGAACATCAGGCCCAGCCGCCGCTCGACGAAATTGCGAACCGGCGCACCGAACCGCCAGAGCAACGCAGCAACGATAAAGAACCGCAGCCCCCGCGCAAGAATCGAGGTTGCGATGAAGGTGGCCAACGGCATCCCCGTCCAGCCCGACATGATGGTGATGACCTTGTAGGGAAAGGGCGTGACCCCCGCCATCAAAACGGCCCAGAAACCCAGATCGTTGAACCGCTCGCTGAATTCGGCCATGGCGTCCGCCTTGCCCAAAGATTGCAGGATGGGTTGGCCCAGTTGCTCGAACGCCAGCGCACCGATGGCATAGC includes:
- a CDS encoding YqaA family protein: MIRRLYDRTIAMAEHPHALWLLALVAFVESSVFPIPPDVLMIPMIIARPSRAWLIAGVAMLASVLGGMAGYAIGALAFEQLGQPILQSLGKADAMAEFSERFNDLGFWAVLMAGVTPFPYKVITIMSGWTGMPLATFIATSILARGLRFFIVAALLWRFGAPVRNFVERRLGLMFVLFFACLVGGFLLVKVL